A single Gemmatimonadota bacterium DNA region contains:
- a CDS encoding VOC family protein: MRIEMTGVFVNDPIEAHEFYTKILGFKEIMFVPEASLAIVASPEEPEGTTLLLEPKGTEWSQVYHRELYDSGMPSIVFSVDDIASEYERLKKLGVRFSVDPTKQDFGIQAIFDDSCGNFIALVELNEGAWQTTP, encoded by the coding sequence ATGCGAATCGAAATGACGGGCGTCTTCGTGAACGACCCCATCGAAGCGCACGAGTTTTACACGAAGATACTGGGCTTCAAGGAGATCATGTTCGTGCCGGAGGCCAGTCTCGCCATCGTAGCTTCTCCCGAGGAACCCGAAGGCACAACCCTCCTGCTGGAACCGAAGGGTACCGAATGGTCCCAGGTCTACCACAGGGAGCTTTATGATTCGGGGATGCCGTCCATCGTGTTCTCGGTGGACGATATCGCTTCCGAGTACGAACGGCTGAAGAAGCTGGGCGTCCGGTTCAGCGTGGACCCGACGAAACAGGACTTCGGCATCCAGGCCATTTTCGACGATTCCTGCGGCAACTTTATTGCGCTCGTGGAACTGAATGAAGGCGCCTGGCAGACCACACCCTGA
- a CDS encoding DinB family protein, with the protein MNWTEILTRELHYSYLAADGLMDLVEDEDLDWKPSSGDNWMTTGQLLFHVGEACGMAIKGFVTGDFGLPEGVSVDDMGSGDMLPPAEAMATVASVAEAKEKLAADRDLAFEMLKLAGEERMQNEPAPAPWDPSTPVLGHRMLEMVQHLVQHKGQLFYYLKLQGKPVNTMHLWGGELAEDRDAERKE; encoded by the coding sequence GTGAACTGGACCGAAATACTGACTCGTGAACTGCATTACTCCTACCTGGCGGCAGACGGATTGATGGACCTCGTCGAGGATGAGGATCTCGACTGGAAACCGTCGTCGGGCGACAACTGGATGACGACGGGCCAACTGCTTTTTCACGTGGGCGAAGCTTGCGGTATGGCGATAAAGGGTTTCGTGACCGGCGACTTCGGTCTGCCCGAAGGCGTCAGCGTGGACGACATGGGATCCGGGGATATGTTGCCTCCGGCCGAAGCGATGGCCACGGTCGCCTCGGTGGCGGAAGCAAAGGAAAAGCTTGCGGCGGACCGGGACCTGGCCTTCGAAATGCTCAAGCTGGCCGGCGAGGAAAGAATGCAGAACGAACCCGCCCCCGCGCCGTGGGACCCTTCCACGCCCGTACTCGGCCATCGCATGCTTGAGATGGTGCAGCACCTGGTTCAGCACAAGGGGCAGTTGTTCTACTACCTGAAACTACAGGGCAAGCCGGTCAACACCATGCACCTGTGGGGCGGGGAGCTCGCCGAAGACCGCGATGCGGAGCGTAAGGAGTAG
- a CDS encoding DUF481 domain-containing protein, translated as MRYLYLLVFLPLALATGHSAAQVNIEALRGDAGATGFSGALALNLEMHTGNTDLKEIGLEGRLDFDHPRVNTFMLARNDFGWEQSERFADEGLIHLRQHYPLHGRVGIEAFTQYNYDTTYRLDARMLAGGGLRFHLVESEGFQLWEGVSAFVEHERLSELNPADDHPDNATVVRWSHYLSSRIAVNDRVVSTCTVYFQPLWNEIGDTRVLGEFNLEIDLAGPLVLALNFVMRYDSRPPEGVSKLDTVLENGLAVTF; from the coding sequence TTGAGATACCTTTACCTGCTCGTCTTCCTGCCGCTGGCGCTGGCGACCGGTCATTCGGCGGCCCAGGTGAACATCGAAGCGCTGCGCGGCGACGCAGGTGCTACGGGATTCTCCGGCGCCCTGGCGCTCAACCTGGAGATGCATACGGGGAATACGGATCTGAAGGAAATCGGTCTGGAAGGACGGCTGGACTTCGACCACCCCAGGGTGAACACGTTCATGCTGGCCCGTAACGACTTCGGATGGGAACAGAGCGAGCGTTTCGCCGATGAAGGACTGATCCACCTCCGCCAGCACTACCCCCTGCATGGACGGGTCGGCATCGAGGCGTTCACCCAGTACAACTATGATACAACCTATCGGCTCGATGCCCGTATGCTGGCCGGTGGTGGGCTTCGATTCCACCTGGTCGAGTCCGAGGGTTTCCAGCTGTGGGAAGGCGTTTCCGCCTTCGTGGAACACGAGAGACTGAGCGAATTGAATCCGGCTGATGACCACCCCGACAACGCGACCGTCGTGCGCTGGAGCCACTACCTGTCCTCCCGAATCGCCGTCAATGACCGCGTCGTGTCCACTTGCACGGTTTATTTCCAACCGCTGTGGAACGAGATCGGCGACACCCGCGTCCTTGGCGAATTCAACCTGGAGATCGACCTGGCCGGACCGCTCGTGCTGGCCCTGAATTTCGTCATGCGCTACGACAGCCGACCGCCGGAAGGCGTCAGCAAGCTGGATACGGTGCTGGAGAACGGCCTGGCCGTGACTTTTTAG
- a CDS encoding Gfo/Idh/MocA family oxidoreductase, with protein sequence MSNIRVGLIGYGGWTRIAFVPALRQHDRVKIVSAAAFSEASQGRIREELGPDVRVYGGFDELLSGPEIDAVMMAIPDAIHETAMDAVLDTGIAVYYEPPLADHPSGIRRMLKRLVAAGQVTHGDLEIGYASVVLRTAELLRSGTIGTPQTVHLNLRCNWAGYDGPDLSLAHHLGPWYVDGLNSIIGRSPRRVLVMDGHGQVGRRQFHSLVNFDYDGLWGTIHLNIDSVDTLETTIEVTGDEGDLHVDYFRNTIRLRTKTDPEVKEISVEPAKPVVGGWPGEAESVADFLDAVEKGMPNRTYARMAAGLYLTGLAIERSKESGGWVEIEEVAGLA encoded by the coding sequence ATGTCCAACATACGCGTCGGGCTGATCGGATACGGCGGGTGGACCCGGATAGCCTTCGTGCCTGCCCTGCGGCAGCACGACCGGGTGAAGATCGTTTCCGCCGCGGCGTTCAGCGAAGCGTCTCAGGGTCGCATACGCGAGGAGCTGGGTCCGGATGTGCGTGTCTATGGCGGTTTCGATGAATTACTGAGCGGTCCCGAAATCGACGCTGTCATGATGGCCATCCCCGACGCCATCCACGAGACGGCCATGGACGCCGTGCTCGATACAGGGATCGCCGTCTACTACGAACCACCGCTCGCCGACCATCCCAGCGGCATACGAAGGATGCTGAAACGGCTGGTCGCGGCCGGCCAGGTTACCCACGGCGATCTCGAAATCGGCTACGCTTCGGTCGTCCTCCGTACGGCGGAACTGTTAAGATCGGGGACGATCGGCACCCCGCAGACCGTCCATTTGAATCTGCGGTGCAATTGGGCGGGGTACGATGGCCCCGACCTGAGCCTTGCCCACCATCTGGGGCCCTGGTACGTGGACGGACTGAACAGCATCATCGGCCGGTCGCCTCGACGGGTGCTCGTCATGGACGGCCACGGGCAGGTGGGCCGGCGACAGTTTCACAGTCTGGTCAATTTCGACTACGATGGCCTCTGGGGCACGATCCACCTGAACATCGACTCGGTCGATACGCTGGAGACCACGATCGAGGTGACCGGTGACGAAGGCGACTTACACGTAGACTATTTTCGCAACACAATAAGATTGCGCACGAAGACAGATCCCGAAGTCAAGGAAATCAGCGTGGAGCCCGCGAAGCCGGTCGTCGGTGGCTGGCCCGGCGAGGCGGAAAGCGTCGCCGACTTCCTGGACGCCGTGGAAAAGGGCATGCCGAACCGCACCTATGCCCGGATGGCCGCGGGGCTCTACCTCACGGGACTGGCCATTGAGCGGTCGAAAGAATCCGGCGGCTGGGTAGAAATCGAGGAGGTGGCCGGACTGGCTTGA
- a CDS encoding class I SAM-dependent methyltransferase codes for MKGVRVDPERRETRMLRRHVPFAGARVLDIGCGDGRLSNRIRGWIESIAGVDLTGQDVARAHARKRLDGIARFAVADASRLPFQDRSFDLAMFSWSL; via the coding sequence ATGAAAGGTGTTCGAGTAGATCCGGAACGGCGTGAAACGCGGATGCTCAGACGGCACGTGCCGTTCGCCGGTGCGCGCGTCCTCGACATCGGTTGCGGCGACGGCCGGTTGTCGAACCGGATCCGGGGATGGATCGAATCGATTGCCGGGGTCGATCTGACCGGGCAAGACGTCGCACGCGCCCATGCCCGGAAGCGACTGGACGGCATCGCTCGCTTCGCCGTGGCCGATGCGTCCCGCTTGCCGTTCCAGGACCGGAGTTTCGACCTGGCTATGTTCTCGTGGTCGTTGTGA
- a CDS encoding aldolase/citrate lyase family protein, producing MVKPISLKHRIRGGEIVTGLGVSMDSGREDLERYLQQGTIDFFNVDCQHGPQSEDRIVSFCAAAEALGVPVILRIKHTRHTYLIGNYLDLGPAGILVPEVREEATVREAVHFFYYPQFGSRSWGGNARHGIAGRADRLEYAAWWNDTGVLWLQLESVDAVLNCRKLALEGVDVLTFGPNDLLFDIERYQNPPFRTVDDCVRHVAGEMEGTSVAVSLALLDPSDRQKYIDMGLTVLQTPMVV from the coding sequence ATGGTCAAACCCATCTCGCTGAAACACCGCATCCGTGGCGGCGAAATCGTGACCGGCCTGGGCGTATCCATGGATTCCGGCCGGGAAGACCTGGAACGGTATCTTCAACAGGGCACGATCGATTTCTTCAACGTGGACTGCCAGCACGGCCCCCAGAGCGAGGACCGGATCGTTTCCTTCTGCGCCGCTGCCGAGGCGTTGGGCGTGCCGGTGATCCTGCGCATCAAGCATACCCGGCACACCTACCTGATCGGGAACTACCTGGACCTGGGCCCCGCGGGTATCCTCGTTCCCGAGGTCAGGGAGGAAGCCACGGTGCGTGAGGCGGTCCATTTCTTCTACTATCCACAGTTCGGCAGCAGAAGCTGGGGAGGTAACGCGCGCCACGGAATCGCCGGTCGTGCCGACCGCCTCGAGTATGCGGCCTGGTGGAACGACACGGGCGTCCTGTGGCTGCAGCTCGAATCGGTCGACGCCGTACTCAATTGCCGGAAGCTGGCGCTGGAGGGCGTAGACGTCCTCACTTTCGGTCCCAACGATCTCTTGTTCGATATCGAACGGTACCAAAACCCGCCGTTCCGGACGGTGGACGACTGCGTCCGCCACGTTGCCGGGGAGATGGAGGGTACATCCGTCGCCGTCAGCCTGGCGCTCCTGGACCCCTCCGATCGCCAGAAGTACATCGACATGGGCCTGACCGTACTCCAGACGCCCATGGTGGTCTGA
- a CDS encoding Ldh family oxidoreductase, with protein MNRPPEAYIHVDETSLLAFTTACFEKVGLSGHHASIISRLLVNSDLRGVRSHGVRAASGYTRSFAEGHHNPRPSVRIIAESPTSVIVDGDGTLGYWPMVDATEGAIAKARETGLGMGLARHIGHYGSAGHYTRMCMESGCIGFSVQGYRNMGDARGQDPKPQIGYFGNPPLCFGMPAGDEPPIVQDVATRILADYQHSPEFDDLLSRIPAAFFKSIGYGAVATVLGCALAGAALPEADEVQARWPGASHGGMVLAIHIETVIPEGDFKKEVDRFVKDVRETYEPMPGYDEALLPGAIEETRAALHREQGIRFGEIEQRTVREMGERLDVPLPWSDQD; from the coding sequence ATGAATCGTCCGCCGGAAGCTTACATCCATGTCGATGAAACATCCCTGCTGGCCTTCACGACGGCCTGTTTCGAGAAGGTAGGCCTGTCCGGCCACCATGCTTCGATCATCAGCCGGCTGCTGGTAAACTCCGACCTCAGAGGCGTTCGCAGCCACGGGGTCCGCGCGGCATCCGGCTATACGCGGTCCTTCGCCGAGGGGCATCACAATCCACGGCCCAGTGTGCGGATCATCGCTGAATCGCCCACCTCCGTCATCGTGGACGGCGACGGGACGCTCGGGTACTGGCCCATGGTGGATGCGACGGAAGGCGCCATCGCAAAGGCCCGTGAAACCGGACTGGGCATGGGATTGGCCCGGCATATCGGGCATTATGGATCGGCGGGCCACTACACCCGCATGTGCATGGAGTCGGGCTGCATCGGATTCTCGGTCCAGGGTTACCGCAACATGGGGGATGCCCGCGGCCAGGATCCGAAGCCGCAGATCGGTTACTTCGGCAATCCACCGCTCTGCTTCGGCATGCCGGCCGGCGATGAACCGCCCATCGTGCAGGACGTGGCCACGCGCATCCTGGCCGACTATCAGCATTCGCCCGAATTCGACGATCTCCTGTCCCGCATACCAGCCGCCTTCTTCAAGAGCATCGGTTACGGAGCGGTCGCCACGGTCCTGGGATGTGCGCTGGCCGGCGCCGCGTTGCCGGAGGCTGACGAAGTGCAGGCGCGGTGGCCCGGTGCAAGTCACGGCGGCATGGTTCTGGCAATACACATCGAGACGGTGATTCCCGAGGGGGATTTCAAGAAGGAAGTAGACCGTTTCGTAAAGGATGTGAGAGAAACCTACGAGCCCATGCCGGGATATGACGAGGCCTTGCTGCCCGGCGCGATCGAAGAAACGCGCGCGGCACTCCACCGGGAGCAGGGCATCCGGTTCGGCGAGATCGAACAGCGCACTGTACGGGAGATGGGCGAGCGGCTGGATGTACCGCTGCCCTGGAGTGATCAGGACTAA
- a CDS encoding Gfo/Idh/MocA family oxidoreductase — MAKYRAGLIGLGWMGMLYDLAQRTGVWDVDDIDRPTPELNIHRRFHYHENPGTEGLPSSYAEALWDRPDVELVAAAERDVKRLRAFRERYGVVSLYDDAGDMLAIERPDIVAVATNTKHRADFTCLAVHHGAKGIFTEKPMAHTLEEADRMVRTCAEAGVPLSCGAIATTHPSFARAGTLVRDGGIGELLSIEAPGPFAQHQNWSYFVDSVPAWVIGTGDEPRRESGSDEFTGQGLMVTESGLVVHFRKGAPGVRLHGSKGDLAYDFPTGWQRWEAMEVKGRPYRVEVPWPGPQFVPPYGGVYSLNDVMDCLAGKLDEPKNSGRRVAMALEVEIALKRSSALGGVRVDLPLEDRSLGLNYDWFR; from the coding sequence GTGGCAAAGTACCGGGCAGGACTTATCGGACTCGGCTGGATGGGCATGCTTTACGATCTCGCGCAGAGGACGGGCGTGTGGGACGTGGACGACATCGATCGCCCGACGCCCGAATTAAACATCCACCGGCGCTTCCACTACCACGAGAACCCGGGCACGGAGGGCCTGCCCTCTTCCTACGCCGAAGCATTGTGGGACCGCCCGGACGTCGAACTGGTCGCGGCAGCGGAGCGGGATGTGAAACGGCTGCGCGCCTTCCGGGAACGGTACGGTGTCGTGTCCCTTTATGATGACGCCGGGGATATGCTCGCCATAGAAAGGCCGGACATCGTGGCCGTGGCGACGAACACCAAGCATCGCGCCGATTTCACCTGCCTCGCCGTCCATCATGGCGCGAAGGGAATTTTCACCGAGAAGCCCATGGCCCATACGCTGGAAGAAGCGGACCGGATGGTGCGCACCTGCGCGGAAGCGGGCGTGCCGCTTAGCTGCGGCGCGATCGCCACCACCCATCCATCCTTCGCCCGTGCCGGCACCCTGGTGCGCGACGGCGGCATCGGGGAGTTGCTGTCGATTGAAGCACCGGGACCCTTCGCCCAACACCAGAACTGGTCCTATTTCGTGGACAGCGTACCGGCCTGGGTAATCGGAACCGGCGACGAACCGCGGCGGGAATCGGGAAGCGACGAATTCACGGGTCAGGGCCTGATGGTGACCGAAAGCGGCCTCGTGGTCCATTTTCGCAAGGGCGCACCCGGCGTGCGCCTGCACGGCAGCAAAGGCGACCTGGCCTACGATTTCCCCACGGGCTGGCAGCGATGGGAGGCCATGGAGGTGAAAGGCCGGCCCTACCGGGTGGAAGTGCCCTGGCCGGGCCCCCAGTTCGTGCCGCCCTATGGCGGGGTGTATTCGCTGAACGACGTGATGGACTGCCTGGCGGGGAAGCTGGACGAGCCCAAGAACTCCGGCCGCAGGGTCGCCATGGCGCTGGAAGTGGAGATCGCCCTGAAACGTTCCTCCGCGCTGGGCGGCGTGCGCGTCGACCTGCCCCTGGAAGACCGTTCGCTGGGTCTCAACTACGACTGGTTTCGGTAG
- a CDS encoding aminotransferase class V-fold PLP-dependent enzyme, with the protein MSLTANVRAMLPDLDGYAYFQTSGFSPKLNPVVDEVVHWLKFQSRGPALPFVSERIEEQKRDIRGKVARTVNATPEEIVMTENTTIGINIVANGIDWKPGDNVLLTDHEHPGNRLTWYNLTGRYDVELRFAPMYNDLGRTLEEMDRLIDSRTRLVSVSHVSRRTGLRLPGRAVCDLAHGKDTPVLFDGAQSFGAIPIDVRALDCDFYSFCGHKYTMAPQGTGGLFIRRDRIDWLKPSWIGSHSQKTFDQEGNMALHDEARRFEFATRSVPDQAGFGKALDIWDGLGWEEIFAGIAAYTDRMKAALLEVPGLVLETPASYGDSSGIVTFHVPGLEAGPLSESLQQHEKVLVSPLEFAAESTRVSTHVFNSDEDLERLTSGIRRVQREGLDS; encoded by the coding sequence ATGTCACTGACCGCAAACGTACGGGCCATGCTGCCCGATCTGGACGGATACGCGTATTTCCAGACCAGCGGGTTTTCTCCCAAACTGAACCCCGTCGTCGATGAAGTCGTCCACTGGCTGAAGTTCCAGAGCCGGGGCCCCGCCCTGCCCTTTGTCTCCGAGCGGATCGAGGAACAGAAACGGGACATCCGGGGTAAGGTCGCCCGTACCGTCAACGCCACGCCCGAAGAGATCGTCATGACGGAGAATACCACGATCGGCATCAACATCGTGGCGAACGGCATCGACTGGAAACCGGGCGACAACGTACTGCTAACCGACCACGAGCACCCGGGCAACCGGTTGACCTGGTACAACCTGACCGGGCGGTACGACGTGGAACTGCGGTTCGCGCCGATGTACAACGACCTTGGCAGAACGCTCGAGGAGATGGACCGCCTGATCGACAGCCGCACGCGTCTCGTCAGCGTCAGTCACGTCTCGAGACGCACCGGCCTGCGCCTGCCCGGCCGGGCGGTCTGCGACCTGGCCCATGGGAAAGACACGCCCGTCCTTTTCGACGGCGCCCAGTCCTTCGGGGCCATACCGATCGACGTGCGGGCGCTGGACTGCGACTTCTACAGCTTCTGCGGGCACAAGTACACCATGGCGCCGCAGGGCACCGGGGGCCTGTTCATCCGCCGGGACCGGATCGATTGGCTCAAGCCGAGCTGGATCGGGTCCCACTCTCAGAAAACCTTCGACCAGGAAGGAAACATGGCCCTGCACGACGAAGCCCGGCGGTTCGAGTTCGCCACGCGGAGCGTGCCGGACCAGGCGGGTTTCGGCAAGGCACTGGATATCTGGGACGGGCTGGGGTGGGAGGAGATTTTCGCCGGCATCGCGGCGTATACCGACCGGATGAAGGCCGCATTGCTCGAGGTCCCGGGACTGGTGCTGGAAACGCCGGCGTCCTACGGCGATTCATCGGGCATCGTTACGTTCCACGTACCGGGCCTGGAGGCGGGCCCTCTGTCGGAAAGCCTTCAGCAGCATGAGAAAGTGCTGGTCTCCCCGCTCGAATTCGCGGCGGAAAGCACCCGTGTTTCGACCCACGTGTTCAATTCGGACGAGGACCTGGAGCGGTTGACGTCGGGGATCCGGAGGGTGCAGCGAGAGGGGCTGGATTCGTAG
- a CDS encoding PfkB family carbohydrate kinase, with the protein MMTHDVVGLGCACLDFLGIVPHLPDQDDQVWMSASTQQGGGMVSTALVTLSRLGVSTAFAGKVGGDMAGRAVKEEFDLFGVDSEHLIVEPGATTPVSMILVDESTGQRTIMAGGTTVDMSPSEIPAGMIADAKYVHLDTTGRQAALAAAEIADAAGVPVVLDADSLSRPQDIEDLLRATDYLIASQVFAEALTGRADPAAAAKSLAGYGSSVTVVTLGEEGSYTLASGRSFHTPAFPVEVVDTTGAGDVYHGAYIFGLLQEWSLEKKAVFASAVAALSCTRLGGRTGIPDLRCTLDFLRDRGSEHFNDGD; encoded by the coding sequence ATGATGACTCATGACGTCGTCGGCCTTGGATGCGCCTGCCTGGACTTTCTGGGTATCGTGCCCCACCTGCCGGACCAGGATGACCAGGTCTGGATGAGCGCCTCGACCCAGCAGGGCGGTGGGATGGTCTCCACCGCGCTGGTCACGCTTTCCAGGCTGGGGGTGTCCACCGCCTTCGCGGGCAAAGTCGGGGGCGACATGGCGGGCCGTGCCGTGAAGGAGGAATTCGACCTCTTTGGTGTCGACTCGGAACATTTGATCGTGGAGCCCGGTGCTACGACCCCCGTCAGCATGATTCTCGTCGATGAATCGACCGGGCAGCGCACCATCATGGCCGGTGGGACGACCGTGGATATGTCCCCTTCGGAGATACCAGCTGGAATGATCGCCGACGCTAAGTACGTGCATCTGGACACTACGGGCCGGCAGGCCGCGCTGGCTGCCGCGGAAATCGCGGACGCAGCGGGCGTGCCCGTGGTCCTGGACGCGGACAGCCTGTCCCGCCCGCAGGATATCGAGGATCTGCTTCGGGCGACGGACTACCTTATCGCTTCACAGGTGTTCGCCGAAGCGCTGACCGGCCGGGCCGATCCGGCGGCTGCCGCGAAGTCTCTGGCTGGTTACGGATCGTCCGTCACAGTCGTAACGCTCGGTGAAGAAGGCAGTTACACGCTGGCATCCGGCAGGTCATTCCACACGCCGGCGTTTCCCGTAGAGGTTGTCGATACGACTGGCGCGGGCGACGTTTACCACGGCGCTTACATTTTCGGCCTGCTGCAGGAATGGAGTCTTGAGAAGAAGGCTGTGTTTGCCTCGGCTGTCGCCGCCCTGAGCTGCACCCGGCTCGGAGG